One genomic region from Cucumis melo cultivar AY chromosome 9, USDA_Cmelo_AY_1.0, whole genome shotgun sequence encodes:
- the LOC103498669 gene encoding bifunctional aspartokinase/homoserine dehydrogenase 1, chloroplastic-like isoform X1, with translation MASLSYVLSHSSHLPSPQTAPPIEFNPKPIIYSHSKCRQPISLFRSKLHRMALVCQRARRGTQRKQICASIADVSVEKSIENVQLPKGDVWSVHKFGGTCVGSSERISNVAQIIVNDDSERKLVVVSAMAKVTDMMYDLINKAQSRDESYVSALDAVLEKHKSTAHDLLDGDELASFLSQLHHDINNLKAMLRAIYIAGHAMESFTDFVVGHGELWSASMLSAVIRKRGLDCKWMDTREVLIVNPTSSNQVDPDFLESERRLEQWYSKNSSKIIIATGFIASTHENIPTTLKRDGSDFSAAIMGALLTSRQVTIWTDVDGVYSADPRKVKEAVVLKTLSYQEAWEMSYFGANVLHPRTIIPVMRYDIPIIIRNIFNLSAPGTKICRQPVDEESESLVSFVKGFATIDNVALVNVEGTGMAGVPGTANAIFGAVKDVGANVVMISQASSEHSVCFAVPEKEVKAVAEALKSRFRQALEAGRLSQVAVIPNCSILAAVGQRMASTPGVSATLFNALAKANINIRAIAQGCTEYNITVVVRREDCIKALRAVHSRFYLSRTTIAMGIIGPGLIGSTLLEQIKDQASVLKEDFNIDLRVMGIISSRTMLLCDEGLDLSNWRELQKERGEVADMERFVQHVHQNHFIPNTVLVDCTANPDIASYYYNWLRRGIHVITPNKRANSGPLDQYLKLRALQRQSYTHYFYEATVGAGLPIISTLRVLLETGDKILRIEGIFSGTLSYIFNNFTGDKSFSDIVSEAKQAGYTEPDPRDDLSGTDVARKVIILARESGLKLELADIPVENLVPEPLRASASAEEFMQQLPQFDADLTRKRQEAENAGEVLRYVGVVDVENQKGFVEMQRYKDDHPFAQLSGSDNIIAFTTTRYRKQPLIVRGPGAGAQVTAGGIFSDILRLASYLGAPS, from the exons ATGGCGTCGCTCTCCTATGTGCTATCTCATTCATCTCACCTTCCATCGCCTCAAACAGCGCCGCCCATTGAGTTCAATCCCAAACCCATCATATACTCTCACTCAAAATGCCGACAACCCATTTCGCTATTTCGTTCCAAGCTTCATAG AATGGCCCTTGTCTGTCAACGAGCTAGAAGAGGGACACAAAGAAAACAGATTTGTGCATCCATTGCAG ACGTCTCAGTGGAAAAATCCATTGAAAATGTTCAACTTCCCAAGGGTGATGTTTGGTCCGTCCATAAATTTGGTGGTACCTGTGTGGGTAGCTCAGAAAGAATCAGTAACGTTGCTCAAATAATAGTTAATGATGATTCGGAGAGGAAATTGGTAGTTGTCTCTGCAATGGCAAAAGTAACGGATATGATGTATGACCTAATTAACAAGGCTCAATCACGGGACGAGTCTTATGTATCTGCCTTGGATGCTGTTTTAGAAAAGCATAAATCAACAGCTCATGATTTGCTTGATGGGGATGAGCTGGCCAGTTTCTTGTCACAGTTGCATCATGATATTAATAATTTGAAGGCTATGCTTCGAGCTATTTATATTG CTGGCCATGCCATGGAATCCTTTACAGATTTTGTCGTAGGACACGGGGAGTTGTGGTCTGCTAGTATGTTATCAGCTGTTATTAGAAAG AGGGGGCTCGATTGCAAGTGGATGGATACAAGGGAAGTTTTGATAGTAAATCCCACTTCTTCAAATCAAGTTGATCCAGACTTTTTGGAATCAGAGCGAAGACTTGAGCAATGGTATTCCAAAAACTCATCCAAGATAATCATAGCAACGGGTTTTATTGCCAGTACACATGAAAACATACCCACTACTTTAAAGAGAGATGGAAGTGACTTTTCTGCTGCAATAATGGGTGCTCTGCTAACATCTCGGCAAGTCACGATTTGGACTGATGTCGATGGTGTTTATAGTGCAGATCCGAGGAAAG TTAAGGAGGCCGTTGTTTTAAAGACATTGTCTTATCAAGAAGCATGGGAGATG TCATATTTTGGTGCAAATGTTTTACATCCTCGTACAATTATTCCAGTAATGCGATATGACATACCAATTATCATAAGAAATATTTTCAATCTCTCTGCACCTGGAACAAAGATCTGTCGTCAACCAGTTGATGAGGAAAGTGAGAGTCTAGTATCTTTTGTTAAAGGATTTGCAACAATAGATAATGTTGCCCTTGTAAATGTTGAAGG CACTGGTATGGCCGGTGTCCCAGGTACAGCCAATGCCATTTTTGGTGCTGTTAAAGATGTAGGAGCTAATGTTGTTATGATTTCTCAG GCTAGTAGTGAACATTCTGTGTGTTTTGCGGTGCCTGAGAAGGAAGTAAAAGCTGTTGCCGAGGCATTGAAATCTAGATTCCGTCAAGCCTTAGAGGCTGGGCGCCTTTCTCAG GTTGCAGTTATTCCGAACTGTAGCATTTTGGCAGCAGTTGGACAGAGAATGGCTAGTACTCCTGGAGTTAGTGCCACCCTTTTCAATGCACTGGCAAAG GCTAACATAAATATCCGTGCTATTGCCCAAGGCTGCACTGAATACAACATTACGGTAGTTGTTAGGCGAGAAGATTGTATAAAAGCCTTGAGAGCTGTCCACTCAAGATTCTATCTGTCAAGAACAACAATAGCAATGGGAATCATTGGACCTGGACTTATTGGTTCCACATTACTTGAGCAGATAAAGGATCAG GCATCAGTTCTCAAAGAAGATTTTAACATTGACTTGCGTGTCATGGGAATCATTAGCTCCAGAACCATGCTTTTGTGCGATGA GGGACTTGACTTATCTAATTGGCGAGAACTTCAAAAGGAGAGAGGTGAAGTGGCAGATATGGAAAGGTTTGTGCAGCATGTGCATCAAAATCATTTTATTCCAAATACTGTTTTGGTGGATTGCACGGCCAATCCTGATATTGCTAGCTACTACTACAACTGGCTTCGAAGAGGAATTCATGTCATTACTCCTAACAAAAGGGCTAACTCTGGACCACTCGATCAG TATTTGAAATTGAGAGCTCTTCAACGACAGTCCTATACTCATTACTTTTATGAAGCTACTGTCGGTGCCGGTCTTCCAATTATTAGCACCCTACGTGTTTTGCTTGAAACTGGAGACAAAATATTGCGAATTGAAGGCATCTTCAG TGGGACGTTGAGTTACATATTCAACAACTTTACTGGTGATAAATCTTTTAGCGACATAGTTTCAGAAGCAAAACAAGCTGGTTATACTGAGCCAGATCCAAGAGATGATCTATCTGGAACTGATGTTGCCAGAAAG GTGATCATTCTTGCTAGAGAATCTGGTTTGAAGCTAGAGCTAGCCGATATCCCTGTGGAAAACCTTGTGCCCGAACCATTAAGA GCCAGTGCATCCGCTGAGGAGTTTATGCAACAACTGCCACAATTTGATGCCGATCTGACTAGAAAACGACAGGAGGCTGAGAATGCTGGGGAA GTGTTGAGATACGTCGGGGTGGTGGATGTTGAAAATCAAAAAGGATTCGTCGAAATGCAGAGGTACAAGGATGATCATCCATTTGCACAACTTTCAGGATCTGACAACATAATCGCTTTCACGACAACAAGGTATCGGAAACAGCCTTTGATCGTACGGGGCCCGGGTGCCGGGGCTCAAGTGACAGCAGGTGGAATCTTCAGTGACATCTTGCGGCTTGCATCTTACCTTGGTGCTCCATCATAA
- the LOC103498669 gene encoding bifunctional aspartokinase/homoserine dehydrogenase 1, chloroplastic-like isoform X2, giving the protein MSAFVFSGMALVCQRARRGTQRKQICASIADVSVEKSIENVQLPKGDVWSVHKFGGTCVGSSERISNVAQIIVNDDSERKLVVVSAMAKVTDMMYDLINKAQSRDESYVSALDAVLEKHKSTAHDLLDGDELASFLSQLHHDINNLKAMLRAIYIAGHAMESFTDFVVGHGELWSASMLSAVIRKRGLDCKWMDTREVLIVNPTSSNQVDPDFLESERRLEQWYSKNSSKIIIATGFIASTHENIPTTLKRDGSDFSAAIMGALLTSRQVTIWTDVDGVYSADPRKVKEAVVLKTLSYQEAWEMSYFGANVLHPRTIIPVMRYDIPIIIRNIFNLSAPGTKICRQPVDEESESLVSFVKGFATIDNVALVNVEGTGMAGVPGTANAIFGAVKDVGANVVMISQASSEHSVCFAVPEKEVKAVAEALKSRFRQALEAGRLSQVAVIPNCSILAAVGQRMASTPGVSATLFNALAKANINIRAIAQGCTEYNITVVVRREDCIKALRAVHSRFYLSRTTIAMGIIGPGLIGSTLLEQIKDQASVLKEDFNIDLRVMGIISSRTMLLCDEGLDLSNWRELQKERGEVADMERFVQHVHQNHFIPNTVLVDCTANPDIASYYYNWLRRGIHVITPNKRANSGPLDQYLKLRALQRQSYTHYFYEATVGAGLPIISTLRVLLETGDKILRIEGIFSGTLSYIFNNFTGDKSFSDIVSEAKQAGYTEPDPRDDLSGTDVARKVIILARESGLKLELADIPVENLVPEPLRASASAEEFMQQLPQFDADLTRKRQEAENAGEVLRYVGVVDVENQKGFVEMQRYKDDHPFAQLSGSDNIIAFTTTRYRKQPLIVRGPGAGAQVTAGGIFSDILRLASYLGAPS; this is encoded by the exons ATGTCAGCTTTCGTCTTTTCAGG AATGGCCCTTGTCTGTCAACGAGCTAGAAGAGGGACACAAAGAAAACAGATTTGTGCATCCATTGCAG ACGTCTCAGTGGAAAAATCCATTGAAAATGTTCAACTTCCCAAGGGTGATGTTTGGTCCGTCCATAAATTTGGTGGTACCTGTGTGGGTAGCTCAGAAAGAATCAGTAACGTTGCTCAAATAATAGTTAATGATGATTCGGAGAGGAAATTGGTAGTTGTCTCTGCAATGGCAAAAGTAACGGATATGATGTATGACCTAATTAACAAGGCTCAATCACGGGACGAGTCTTATGTATCTGCCTTGGATGCTGTTTTAGAAAAGCATAAATCAACAGCTCATGATTTGCTTGATGGGGATGAGCTGGCCAGTTTCTTGTCACAGTTGCATCATGATATTAATAATTTGAAGGCTATGCTTCGAGCTATTTATATTG CTGGCCATGCCATGGAATCCTTTACAGATTTTGTCGTAGGACACGGGGAGTTGTGGTCTGCTAGTATGTTATCAGCTGTTATTAGAAAG AGGGGGCTCGATTGCAAGTGGATGGATACAAGGGAAGTTTTGATAGTAAATCCCACTTCTTCAAATCAAGTTGATCCAGACTTTTTGGAATCAGAGCGAAGACTTGAGCAATGGTATTCCAAAAACTCATCCAAGATAATCATAGCAACGGGTTTTATTGCCAGTACACATGAAAACATACCCACTACTTTAAAGAGAGATGGAAGTGACTTTTCTGCTGCAATAATGGGTGCTCTGCTAACATCTCGGCAAGTCACGATTTGGACTGATGTCGATGGTGTTTATAGTGCAGATCCGAGGAAAG TTAAGGAGGCCGTTGTTTTAAAGACATTGTCTTATCAAGAAGCATGGGAGATG TCATATTTTGGTGCAAATGTTTTACATCCTCGTACAATTATTCCAGTAATGCGATATGACATACCAATTATCATAAGAAATATTTTCAATCTCTCTGCACCTGGAACAAAGATCTGTCGTCAACCAGTTGATGAGGAAAGTGAGAGTCTAGTATCTTTTGTTAAAGGATTTGCAACAATAGATAATGTTGCCCTTGTAAATGTTGAAGG CACTGGTATGGCCGGTGTCCCAGGTACAGCCAATGCCATTTTTGGTGCTGTTAAAGATGTAGGAGCTAATGTTGTTATGATTTCTCAG GCTAGTAGTGAACATTCTGTGTGTTTTGCGGTGCCTGAGAAGGAAGTAAAAGCTGTTGCCGAGGCATTGAAATCTAGATTCCGTCAAGCCTTAGAGGCTGGGCGCCTTTCTCAG GTTGCAGTTATTCCGAACTGTAGCATTTTGGCAGCAGTTGGACAGAGAATGGCTAGTACTCCTGGAGTTAGTGCCACCCTTTTCAATGCACTGGCAAAG GCTAACATAAATATCCGTGCTATTGCCCAAGGCTGCACTGAATACAACATTACGGTAGTTGTTAGGCGAGAAGATTGTATAAAAGCCTTGAGAGCTGTCCACTCAAGATTCTATCTGTCAAGAACAACAATAGCAATGGGAATCATTGGACCTGGACTTATTGGTTCCACATTACTTGAGCAGATAAAGGATCAG GCATCAGTTCTCAAAGAAGATTTTAACATTGACTTGCGTGTCATGGGAATCATTAGCTCCAGAACCATGCTTTTGTGCGATGA GGGACTTGACTTATCTAATTGGCGAGAACTTCAAAAGGAGAGAGGTGAAGTGGCAGATATGGAAAGGTTTGTGCAGCATGTGCATCAAAATCATTTTATTCCAAATACTGTTTTGGTGGATTGCACGGCCAATCCTGATATTGCTAGCTACTACTACAACTGGCTTCGAAGAGGAATTCATGTCATTACTCCTAACAAAAGGGCTAACTCTGGACCACTCGATCAG TATTTGAAATTGAGAGCTCTTCAACGACAGTCCTATACTCATTACTTTTATGAAGCTACTGTCGGTGCCGGTCTTCCAATTATTAGCACCCTACGTGTTTTGCTTGAAACTGGAGACAAAATATTGCGAATTGAAGGCATCTTCAG TGGGACGTTGAGTTACATATTCAACAACTTTACTGGTGATAAATCTTTTAGCGACATAGTTTCAGAAGCAAAACAAGCTGGTTATACTGAGCCAGATCCAAGAGATGATCTATCTGGAACTGATGTTGCCAGAAAG GTGATCATTCTTGCTAGAGAATCTGGTTTGAAGCTAGAGCTAGCCGATATCCCTGTGGAAAACCTTGTGCCCGAACCATTAAGA GCCAGTGCATCCGCTGAGGAGTTTATGCAACAACTGCCACAATTTGATGCCGATCTGACTAGAAAACGACAGGAGGCTGAGAATGCTGGGGAA GTGTTGAGATACGTCGGGGTGGTGGATGTTGAAAATCAAAAAGGATTCGTCGAAATGCAGAGGTACAAGGATGATCATCCATTTGCACAACTTTCAGGATCTGACAACATAATCGCTTTCACGACAACAAGGTATCGGAAACAGCCTTTGATCGTACGGGGCCCGGGTGCCGGGGCTCAAGTGACAGCAGGTGGAATCTTCAGTGACATCTTGCGGCTTGCATCTTACCTTGGTGCTCCATCATAA